The Polymorphobacter megasporae genome window below encodes:
- the rplT gene encoding 50S ribosomal protein L20 — MARVKRGTTSHARHKRVLELAKGYYGRRKNTIRVARQAVEKAGQYAYRDRKAKKRNFRALWIQRINAAVREVGLTYGVFMHGLKLANVELDRKILADIAMHEPEAFRAIAAQAQAALDAKPALAA, encoded by the coding sequence ATGGCACGTGTCAAACGCGGGACAACCTCGCACGCCCGTCACAAGCGGGTCCTCGAATTGGCGAAGGGCTATTATGGCCGTCGCAAGAACACCATCCGCGTCGCGCGGCAGGCGGTCGAAAAGGCCGGCCAGTATGCGTATCGCGACCGCAAGGCGAAGAAGCGCAACTTCCGCGCGTTGTGGATTCAGCGAATCAACGCCGCCGTTCGCGAAGTCGGCCTGACCTACGGCGTCTTCATGCACGGCCTCAAGCTGGCGAATGTCGAACTGGACCGGAAGATCCTCGCCGACATCGCGATGCACGAGCCCGAGGCGTTCCGCGCGATCGCCGCGCAGGCGCAGGCCGCGCTCGACGCCAAGCCGGCGCTCGCCGCTTAA
- a CDS encoding AsmA family protein gives MDTLTADPTTMRRREPFHGAVSAVLGVLMTIIGLIVLAWLILFVTKGRFLKPTFEKYASRYADRQVAVAGDFQFYFNPFHLKFVAEGLTLANPSWAHDPQLFSAKLIDAEISTFDLIFGRQHILFLNLDGGSAGLEIDAAGRNTWTFAGNTPFKMPPIDRAAVTGTIAHYIDAKHKADVRLTFGDLNGSVGKRDSGTVTGPLTFAGGGTALAAPFKLHGSLTTPNSTIVGGKTGLDLHAYVAATQIDVSGTLPGATRIEGADLRVTLAGKNLQTLFKLAGANAPPSRPYKLAANFTKSGDTYRFTNLAGRFGDSDLAGRLSVTTGGARSKIVGDLHTQTLDILDVGPWIGYSPDKLDAQGGKGAITIVNGHPRVLPDASLDITSLKGFDADVHYTAAHIRTGNVPIANLTLTLDLDDRDLKLKPVAFDVIGGRVTADIELDAHKEPVVADYDIRMTQVPIGRLLTSFKVEDNGTTANVGGRIKLRGAGDSVRTSLGASTGRIAIIVSQGTLWVRNIELAKLDVQNFLLAFFGKDLKKPRDIRCGLAAFTVTNGISRADPVIFDTGRAVYRMNGQFSFKDEAIDLSLRGRSKELSLFSGQSPIGVGGWFAAPKINPISKELLTRGGASVLLGIVGTPIAAILPFVDLGTAKNSNCAAVEGAKTAAVVDSATPDPKIKRKK, from the coding sequence ATGGATACACTCACCGCGGACCCTACGACCATGCGCCGCCGCGAGCCGTTCCACGGGGCGGTAAGTGCGGTGCTCGGGGTGCTGATGACGATCATCGGCCTGATCGTGCTCGCGTGGCTGATCCTGTTCGTCACCAAAGGACGTTTCCTCAAGCCGACCTTCGAGAAATACGCCAGCCGCTACGCCGACCGGCAAGTCGCGGTGGCGGGCGATTTCCAGTTCTATTTTAATCCGTTCCACCTCAAGTTTGTCGCCGAGGGACTGACCCTCGCCAACCCGTCATGGGCGCACGACCCGCAGTTGTTCAGCGCGAAGCTGATCGATGCCGAAATCAGCACCTTCGACCTGATCTTCGGGCGCCAGCATATCCTGTTTCTCAATCTCGATGGCGGCAGCGCCGGGTTGGAGATCGACGCGGCGGGGCGCAACACCTGGACCTTCGCCGGCAACACGCCGTTCAAGATGCCGCCGATCGACCGCGCGGCGGTAACCGGGACGATCGCGCACTATATCGACGCGAAGCACAAGGCCGATGTCCGCCTGACCTTCGGCGACCTTAACGGGTCGGTCGGGAAGCGCGACAGCGGCACCGTGACGGGGCCGCTCACCTTCGCCGGTGGCGGCACTGCGCTCGCCGCGCCGTTCAAGCTTCACGGCAGCCTGACCACGCCGAACTCGACGATTGTTGGCGGCAAGACCGGGCTCGACCTCCATGCGTATGTCGCCGCGACGCAGATCGACGTGTCGGGCACGCTTCCCGGCGCGACGCGGATCGAGGGGGCTGACCTTCGCGTGACACTCGCGGGCAAGAACCTTCAGACGCTGTTCAAGCTGGCGGGGGCGAACGCTCCGCCGAGCCGGCCGTACAAGTTGGCGGCGAACTTCACCAAGTCCGGCGACACCTATAGATTCACCAATCTCGCCGGACGTTTCGGCGATTCCGACCTCGCCGGGCGGCTGTCCGTGACGACAGGCGGGGCACGTTCGAAGATCGTCGGCGACCTCCACACCCAGACGCTGGATATTCTCGATGTCGGCCCGTGGATTGGATATTCGCCGGATAAGCTCGACGCGCAGGGCGGCAAGGGTGCGATCACGATCGTCAACGGACATCCGCGTGTCCTGCCCGACGCATCGCTCGATATCACGTCGCTCAAAGGTTTCGACGCCGACGTCCATTATACCGCGGCGCATATTCGGACCGGCAACGTGCCGATCGCCAATCTGACATTGACGCTCGACCTCGACGATCGCGACCTGAAGTTGAAGCCGGTGGCCTTCGACGTCATCGGCGGGCGGGTGACTGCAGATATCGAGCTCGATGCGCACAAGGAACCGGTTGTCGCCGACTACGACATCCGCATGACCCAAGTCCCGATCGGGCGGCTGCTGACGTCGTTCAAGGTCGAGGATAACGGCACCACTGCAAACGTCGGCGGGCGCATCAAGCTGCGCGGGGCAGGCGATTCGGTGAGGACGTCGCTGGGAGCCTCGACCGGCCGGATTGCGATCATCGTCAGCCAAGGCACATTGTGGGTGCGCAATATCGAGTTGGCGAAGCTCGACGTGCAGAATTTCCTGCTCGCGTTCTTTGGCAAGGACCTGAAGAAGCCGCGCGATATTCGCTGCGGCCTTGCGGCGTTTACCGTCACAAACGGCATCTCGCGCGCCGATCCGGTGATCTTCGACACCGGCCGCGCAGTCTACCGGATGAACGGGCAATTCAGCTTCAAGGACGAAGCGATCGACCTTTCGCTCCGCGGGCGGTCGAAGGAGCTCAGCCTGTTCTCGGGTCAATCGCCGATCGGGGTCGGCGGCTGGTTCGCCGCGCCGAAGATCAATCCGATCTCGAAGGAATTGCTCACGCGCGGCGGTGCCAGCGTATTGCTCGGCATCGTCGGAACCCCGATCGCGGCGATCCTGCCGTTCGTCGACCTCGGCACCGCGAAGAATTCGAATTGTGCGGCGGTCGAAGGCGCAAAAACCGCGGCGGTTGTCGACTCGGCAACCCCCGATCCGAAGATCAAGAGAAAGAAGTAG
- a CDS encoding PRC-barrel domain-containing protein, which yields MSVDRAHVPGCDDAALTPLSLFVGASVAGPDGQAVGTIADVMMAAAEGRIVYVALSVGGIVGIGERLFAVPWGAFVVDPANGALSVRETAGFDGPGFDKDEWPCVADTNFLPHRLVSA from the coding sequence GTGAGCGTCGATCGCGCGCATGTCCCCGGGTGCGACGACGCCGCGCTGACTCCGTTGAGCCTGTTCGTCGGGGCCAGCGTCGCCGGACCCGACGGCCAGGCGGTCGGGACGATCGCCGACGTGATGATGGCCGCCGCCGAGGGCCGTATCGTCTATGTCGCGCTGAGCGTCGGCGGCATCGTCGGCATCGGCGAGCGGCTGTTCGCAGTCCCGTGGGGCGCGTTCGTCGTCGATCCCGCCAACGGCGCGCTCTCGGTCCGGGAAACCGCGGGGTTCGATGGCCCGGGCTTCGACAAGGACGAATGGCCGTGTGTCGCCGACACCAATTTCTTACCGCACCGACTCGTTTCGGCGTAG
- a CDS encoding peroxiredoxin, which translates to MTIKVGDAVPSATLIKATEAGPQPLSTEALFAGRTVALFSVPGAFTPTCSAKHLPGYISNADTIKAAGVDEIVCVSVNDAFVMGAWGQSAGAAGKVTMLADGNGDFVKALGLTMDGSKFGMGMRGQRFSMLVRNGVVEQLNIEEPGAFQVSSAEHLMGQLA; encoded by the coding sequence ATGACGATCAAGGTAGGCGATGCCGTGCCATCAGCGACGCTGATCAAGGCCACCGAAGCCGGCCCGCAGCCGCTGTCGACCGAGGCGCTGTTCGCCGGGCGGACCGTCGCGCTGTTTTCGGTTCCGGGCGCCTTCACCCCGACCTGCTCGGCGAAGCATTTGCCGGGCTACATCTCGAACGCCGACACGATCAAGGCGGCCGGCGTCGACGAGATCGTCTGCGTGTCGGTCAACGACGCCTTCGTCATGGGCGCATGGGGCCAGAGCGCCGGCGCGGCGGGCAAGGTCACGATGCTCGCCGACGGCAATGGCGACTTCGTCAAGGCGCTCGGCCTGACGATGGACGGCAGCAAGTTCGGCATGGGCATGCGCGGCCAGCGTTTCTCGATGCTCGTCCGCAACGGCGTCGTCGAGCAGCTTAACATCGAGGAGCCCGGCGCATTCCAGGTGTCGTCGGCCGAGCATCTGATGGGCCAGCTCGCTTAG
- a CDS encoding YqgE/AlgH family protein, translated as MSDPRFLTGQYLLSMPGIGDERFNRTVIAMCVHDDDGALGMIVNRPHASMTVRELMAQLDIDPGVTPLDARVMSGGPVEPGRGFVVHSPDYSGQGTIHVGSLGGIRWGLTSTVDVLRDIAVGRGPKRWLAALGYTGWSAGQLDNELSRHGWHSIEGSDDLMFDTAVDRRWPRAFASLGIDVGHLSAASGTA; from the coding sequence ATGAGTGATCCGCGCTTCCTGACCGGTCAATATCTCCTGTCGATGCCCGGCATCGGCGACGAGCGCTTCAACCGGACGGTCATCGCGATGTGCGTCCACGACGACGACGGCGCGCTTGGAATGATCGTCAATCGCCCGCATGCGTCGATGACGGTCCGCGAATTGATGGCGCAACTCGACATCGACCCCGGTGTCACGCCACTCGACGCGCGCGTGATGAGCGGCGGCCCAGTCGAGCCAGGGCGCGGCTTCGTCGTTCATTCACCCGACTATAGCGGACAAGGGACGATCCACGTCGGCAGCCTCGGCGGGATTCGCTGGGGACTGACCTCGACGGTCGACGTGCTGCGCGACATCGCGGTCGGCCGCGGGCCGAAGCGCTGGCTGGCGGCGCTCGGCTATACCGGCTGGAGCGCGGGGCAGCTCGATAACGAGCTATCCCGCCACGGCTGGCACAGCATCGAGGGCAGCGACGACTTGATGTTCGACACCGCCGTCGACCGCCGGTGGCCGCGTGCATTCGCCTCGCTCGGCATTGATGTCGGACATCTGTCTGCCGCGTCGGGCACGGCGTAG
- the rpmI gene encoding 50S ribosomal protein L35 translates to MPKLKTKSGVKKRFKITASGKVKHGAVGKRHRLTHHNAKYIRQNRGTDTISDADARTIKLWAPYGLKR, encoded by the coding sequence ATGCCCAAGCTCAAGACCAAGAGCGGTGTCAAGAAGCGATTCAAGATCACCGCGTCGGGTAAGGTGAAGCACGGTGCCGTCGGCAAGCGCCACCGCCTGACTCACCACAATGCCAAATACATCCGCCAGAACCGCGGCACAGACACGATTTCCGACGCCGATGCGCGGACGATCAAGCTCTGGGCCCCGTACGGCCTGAAGCGCTAG
- a CDS encoding PEPxxWA-CTERM sorting domain-containing protein, translating into MRFLPILAAALALGAVAVPAAAGTNLVVNGDFETTTAGSGQFDHQTIATGWSSNGYNFVFGAGTADTTGSSGESGNLSLWGSHNGGNDLFANSPTGGNFVAADGAYETAPIQQTITGLKIGKAFTVSFDWAAAQQTGFSGDTTEKWLVSLGNQTISTAKYLNPSHSFSGWMHESFTFTATGTTEVLSFLALGTPEGKPPFSLLDGVSGTVPEPATWAMMIGGLGLVGGAMRAGRRGTVAA; encoded by the coding sequence ATGCGCTTCCTGCCAATTCTTGCTGCCGCGCTCGCGCTCGGCGCGGTCGCCGTTCCGGCTGCTGCCGGAACCAACCTCGTCGTCAACGGCGACTTCGAAACCACGACGGCTGGCTCGGGCCAGTTCGACCATCAGACGATCGCGACCGGCTGGTCGTCGAACGGCTACAACTTCGTCTTCGGAGCGGGCACGGCGGACACCACCGGCTCGTCGGGCGAGTCGGGCAATCTTTCGCTCTGGGGCTCGCATAACGGCGGCAACGACCTTTTCGCGAACAGCCCGACCGGCGGTAACTTCGTCGCCGCCGACGGCGCTTACGAGACCGCGCCGATCCAGCAGACGATTACGGGCTTGAAGATCGGCAAGGCGTTTACCGTTTCGTTCGACTGGGCCGCTGCGCAGCAGACTGGCTTCTCTGGAGACACGACCGAAAAATGGCTGGTCAGCCTCGGCAACCAGACGATCTCGACGGCGAAATACTTGAATCCGAGCCACAGCTTCAGCGGCTGGATGCACGAGAGCTTCACCTTCACCGCGACGGGCACGACCGAAGTCCTGTCGTTCCTCGCGCTCGGCACGCCCGAGGGCAAGCCGCCCTTCTCGCTGCTCGACGGCGTGTCGGGGACGGTTCCCGAGCCCGCGACATGGGCGATGATGATCGGCGGCCTCGGCCTCGTCGGCGGCGCGATGCGCGCCGGTCGCCGCGGTACGGTTGCCGCCTAG
- a CDS encoding Leu/Phe/Val dehydrogenase: MLFDAPDFDAHEGVHFFDDPASGLKAIIAVHSTHRGPAAGGCRWWTYVDDEAALTDALRLSRGMSYKNAMAGLAVGGGKGVILKAGHGPKSEALLEAFGAAIDSLGGKYVTAEDVGMSDADMTVIARKTKFVSGLPVSGGAAGGNPGPSTAQGIFLGIRAAVRHKLGKSDFAGVHVAIQGLGSVGGGVAERLAAAGAKLTVADIDEARAARMAASLGATHVTVEEITRVSADVFSPNALGAVLDADTIANLDVAIVAGAANNQLATPADGARVKARGILYAPDYVINAGGIINVVAEYLGDGDADAVAARIAEIEPRLAAIFAEADASGRTTDAVADAMARKLIGR; encoded by the coding sequence ATGCTGTTCGATGCCCCCGACTTCGACGCCCATGAAGGCGTCCATTTCTTCGACGATCCGGCGAGCGGGCTCAAGGCGATCATCGCGGTTCATTCGACGCATCGCGGCCCCGCGGCGGGCGGCTGTCGCTGGTGGACCTATGTCGACGACGAAGCGGCGCTGACCGATGCGCTGCGGCTGTCGCGGGGCATGAGCTACAAGAACGCAATGGCGGGGCTCGCGGTCGGCGGCGGCAAGGGTGTCATCCTCAAGGCGGGTCACGGGCCGAAGTCCGAGGCGCTGCTCGAAGCATTCGGCGCGGCAATCGACTCGCTCGGCGGCAAGTACGTCACCGCCGAAGACGTCGGCATGTCCGACGCCGACATGACGGTCATCGCGCGGAAGACGAAGTTCGTCTCGGGGCTGCCGGTCAGCGGCGGCGCGGCGGGGGGCAATCCCGGGCCGTCGACCGCGCAAGGCATCTTCCTCGGCATCCGCGCCGCGGTCCGCCACAAGCTCGGCAAGAGCGACTTCGCGGGCGTCCATGTCGCGATCCAGGGGCTCGGCAGCGTCGGCGGCGGGGTCGCCGAGCGACTCGCGGCCGCGGGGGCCAAGCTGACCGTCGCCGACATCGACGAGGCGCGCGCCGCCCGAATGGCGGCGTCGCTCGGCGCGACTCATGTCACGGTGGAGGAGATCACGCGGGTCAGCGCCGACGTGTTCAGCCCGAACGCGCTCGGCGCGGTGCTCGACGCCGACACTATCGCCAACCTCGACGTCGCGATCGTCGCGGGGGCGGCGAACAACCAGCTGGCGACCCCGGCCGATGGGGCGCGGGTCAAGGCGCGCGGCATCCTGTACGCGCCGGACTATGTCATCAACGCGGGCGGCATCATCAACGTCGTCGCGGAATATCTGGGCGACGGGGACGCCGATGCGGTCGCGGCGCGGATCGCCGAGATCGAGCCACGCCTCGCGGCGATCTTCGCCGAAGCCGACGCGAGCGGGCGGACGACCGATGCGGTGGCGGACGCGATGGCGCGGAAGTTGATCGGCCGGTAA
- a CDS encoding xanthine dehydrogenase family protein molybdopterin-binding subunit produces MKFGIGQSPKRVEDFRLLTGNGRFTDDIQLAGALFAATVRSPYGHARIASIDTSDAKAVPGVVAVYTHADIAHYGVIPCLVPFSGKVTTPHAMLTGDKARFVGDGIAFVVAETREAARAGADAVIVDYDELPAVTTIADAIAPGATKVWDDAPSNDLFAFPLGDGDAATAAIGAAAHVTRLRIVQNRVAPTSMEVRAAVGDYSEADGFTLDFGGQGVASARKMVAGIMGVGPDKVRIRCGDVGGGFGMKAFLYPEYLLVLHAARDLGRPVKWTGERGDAFQSDTHGRAMVSDAAIGFDADGLITALQVETWSDLGAYQSQFGPAIQTVAGGRILGGVYRIPVIHNLVHGIMTNTTPVDAYRGAGRPEAAYIVERLVEAAARELGIGVDEIRRKNLLRPDELPHANGLGLTFDIGNFPAVLDKALSNADWAGFPERKSAAARKGLRYGRGIAYYVEIAGGGSTEEFADIRVGTDGIVEAAVGTQSNGQGHETAYAQVLADRLGLPMESIRIVQGDTDRLEEGNGTGGSRSLAWGGGAVIEAGDDMVKRGIELAKADLDVADVDYAEGVFGARGTNRTVSLAELAAKHPGGLDGRATYKPESPRPTFPNGCHVAEVEIDPATGTTKVVRYSLVDDFGVLMNPMLVEGQIHGGVAQGLGQVLLEDIVYGDGAQLLTGSFMDYGVPRADDMPPVIGFATLGTPSPTNPLGVKGCGEAGTIGAMPSIMNAIIDALDGTQLEMPATIEKVWRICRSLDVAEAAE; encoded by the coding sequence ATGAAGTTCGGAATCGGCCAGTCCCCGAAGCGCGTCGAGGATTTCCGCCTGCTGACCGGCAACGGCCGCTTCACCGACGACATCCAGCTTGCGGGCGCACTGTTCGCCGCGACGGTCCGCTCACCGTACGGCCACGCCCGGATCGCGTCGATCGACACCAGCGACGCGAAAGCGGTCCCCGGGGTTGTCGCGGTCTATACCCACGCCGACATCGCGCATTATGGCGTCATCCCGTGCCTCGTCCCGTTCTCGGGCAAGGTCACGACACCGCACGCAATGCTGACCGGCGACAAGGCGCGCTTCGTCGGCGACGGCATCGCTTTCGTCGTCGCCGAGACGCGTGAGGCCGCACGCGCGGGCGCCGACGCCGTCATCGTCGACTATGACGAACTCCCCGCCGTCACCACCATCGCCGACGCCATCGCCCCCGGCGCGACCAAGGTGTGGGACGACGCCCCGTCGAACGACCTGTTCGCCTTCCCGCTCGGCGACGGCGATGCGGCCACCGCGGCAATCGGTGCCGCCGCGCACGTCACCCGCCTCCGCATCGTCCAGAACCGCGTCGCGCCGACGTCGATGGAGGTCCGTGCCGCGGTCGGCGATTATAGCGAAGCCGACGGCTTCACCCTCGATTTCGGCGGGCAGGGCGTCGCCTCGGCGCGCAAGATGGTCGCCGGGATCATGGGCGTCGGACCCGACAAGGTCCGCATTCGCTGCGGCGACGTCGGCGGCGGGTTCGGCATGAAGGCGTTCCTCTACCCCGAATATCTCCTCGTCCTCCACGCCGCGCGCGACCTCGGCCGCCCGGTCAAGTGGACCGGCGAGCGCGGCGATGCGTTCCAGTCGGACACGCACGGCCGGGCGATGGTCAGCGACGCCGCGATCGGCTTCGACGCCGATGGCCTGATCACCGCACTCCAGGTCGAGACGTGGAGCGACCTCGGCGCGTACCAGTCGCAATTCGGCCCCGCGATCCAGACCGTGGCCGGCGGGCGCATCCTCGGCGGCGTCTACCGCATCCCGGTGATCCACAACCTCGTCCACGGCATCATGACCAACACCACGCCGGTCGACGCGTATCGCGGCGCGGGACGCCCCGAGGCGGCGTATATCGTCGAGCGGCTGGTCGAGGCCGCCGCGCGCGAGCTGGGGATCGGGGTCGACGAGATCCGCCGCAAAAACCTGCTGCGCCCCGATGAACTGCCGCACGCCAACGGGCTCGGCCTGACCTTCGACATCGGCAACTTCCCGGCGGTGCTCGACAAGGCCTTGTCGAACGCCGACTGGGCGGGCTTCCCCGAGCGCAAGTCGGCAGCGGCGCGCAAGGGCCTCCGCTACGGGCGCGGCATCGCTTATTACGTCGAGATCGCCGGCGGCGGCTCGACCGAGGAATTCGCCGACATCCGCGTCGGCACGGACGGCATCGTCGAGGCGGCGGTCGGCACCCAGTCGAACGGCCAAGGCCACGAGACCGCGTACGCGCAGGTCCTCGCCGACCGGCTCGGCCTGCCGATGGAGTCGATCCGCATCGTCCAGGGCGACACCGACCGGCTCGAGGAGGGCAACGGCACCGGCGGGTCGCGCAGCCTTGCATGGGGCGGCGGCGCGGTGATCGAGGCGGGCGACGACATGGTCAAGCGCGGGATCGAGCTGGCGAAGGCCGACCTCGACGTCGCCGACGTCGACTATGCCGAGGGCGTGTTCGGTGCGCGCGGCACCAACCGCACCGTTAGCCTCGCCGAACTCGCGGCGAAACACCCCGGCGGGCTCGACGGTCGCGCCACCTACAAGCCCGAAAGCCCGCGCCCGACCTTTCCAAACGGCTGCCACGTCGCCGAGGTCGAGATCGACCCCGCGACCGGCACGACCAAGGTCGTCCGCTACAGCCTCGTCGACGATTTCGGCGTGCTGATGAACCCGATGCTCGTCGAGGGGCAGATCCACGGCGGCGTCGCGCAGGGGCTCGGACAGGTTCTGCTCGAGGACATCGTCTACGGCGACGGCGCGCAGCTTTTGACCGGATCGTTCATGGACTACGGCGTTCCGCGTGCCGACGACATGCCGCCGGTGATCGGCTTCGCCACGCTCGGCACGCCGTCGCCGACCAACCCGCTGGGGGTCAAGGGCTGCGGCGAGGCGGGGACGATCGGCGCGATGCCGTCGATCATGAACGCGATCATCGATGCGCTCGACGGCACCCAGCTCGAGATGCCCGCGACGATCGAGAAGGTCTGGCGCATCTGCCGCAGCCTCGATGTCGCGGAGGCCGCCGAATGA
- the pheS gene encoding phenylalanine--tRNA ligase subunit alpha, which produces MTEPDQLIAAIDAAASLDALEAIRVAALGKAGSVTALMKTLGQMAPELRLTEGPRLNALRDAVSTAIAARKTALEAAALDARLASERLDMTLPVAATPTGSIHPISQVMDELAEIFADLGFAVATGPEIEDDWHNFTALNMDENHPARAMHDTFYFPDTPGSDKRMVLRTHTSPVQIRTMLTQKPPIRIIAPGRTYRSDSDATHTPMFHQVEGLVIDRGITMGHLKWTLETFVKAFFEVDEIELRLRPSYFPFTEPSAEVDVGCSWAGGTLSIGGSESWLEILGSGMVHPRVIEACGLDPEEYQGFAFGCGIDRLAMLKYGMTDLRAFFDGDARWLRHYGFRGIDVPTLSGGVGA; this is translated from the coding sequence ATGACCGAACCCGACCAGCTCATCGCGGCGATCGACGCCGCTGCCTCCCTCGACGCGCTCGAGGCGATCCGCGTCGCCGCGCTCGGCAAGGCGGGCAGCGTCACCGCGCTGATGAAGACGCTCGGCCAGATGGCCCCCGAACTCCGCCTAACCGAGGGGCCGCGGCTCAACGCGCTGCGCGATGCGGTCTCTACCGCGATCGCAGCGCGGAAGACCGCACTCGAAGCCGCCGCACTCGATGCACGTCTCGCGAGCGAGCGCCTCGACATGACGCTGCCAGTGGCGGCCACCCCGACGGGCAGCATCCACCCGATCAGTCAGGTGATGGACGAGCTCGCCGAGATCTTCGCCGACCTCGGCTTCGCGGTCGCCACCGGTCCGGAGATCGAAGACGACTGGCACAATTTCACCGCGCTCAACATGGATGAAAATCACCCGGCGCGGGCGATGCACGACACGTTCTATTTCCCCGACACGCCCGGCAGCGACAAGCGCATGGTGCTGCGGACACACACCTCGCCGGTCCAGATCCGGACGATGCTGACGCAGAAGCCGCCGATCCGGATCATTGCACCGGGGCGGACGTACCGCTCCGATTCCGACGCCACCCACACCCCGATGTTCCATCAGGTCGAGGGGCTGGTGATCGATCGCGGCATCACGATGGGACATCTCAAGTGGACGCTCGAGACCTTCGTCAAGGCGTTCTTCGAGGTCGACGAGATCGAGCTGCGGCTGCGCCCGAGCTATTTCCCCTTCACCGAGCCGTCGGCCGAAGTCGACGTCGGCTGTTCGTGGGCGGGCGGCACGCTGTCGATCGGCGGCAGCGAGTCGTGGCTCGAAATCCTCGGCAGCGGCATGGTCCATCCGCGCGTCATCGAAGCCTGCGGCCTCGACCCCGAGGAGTATCAGGGCTTTGCCTTCGGCTGCGGCATCGACCGGCTGGCGATGCTCAAATACGGCATGACCGACCTCCGCGCCTTCTTCGACGGCGACGCCCGCTGGCTCCGCCACTACGGCTTCCGCGGCATCGACGTGCCGACGCTGAGCGGGGGAGTCGGGGCGTGA